One segment of Anguilla anguilla isolate fAngAng1 chromosome 1, fAngAng1.pri, whole genome shotgun sequence DNA contains the following:
- the mrpl32 gene encoding 39S ribosomal protein L32, mitochondrial: protein MSSLSGLVCFLRRSWLRLEWTIMQTVGFDRQMAPALVQGPGLLPLPLPENEHQQHQEHSFLDNIFWMAAPKKRRTIEVNRCRRRNPNNLIEVKTNIVPCPECGHLKMKHMLCGFCYEKVRRETAVIRRQIQATEGGPLKTPAVPRVVVYQGETPQEGDEGKQIIERNRKRPSWLTPT from the exons ATGTCGAGTCTGTCAGGCTTAGTTTGTTTTTTGAGGCGGTCTTGGTTACGCTTGGAATGGACAATTATGCAGACTGTCGGATTTGACAGACAGATGG CTCCAGCATTAGTGCAAGGTCCAGGACTCCTTCCCCTGCCTCTGCCTGAGAATGAGCACCAACAGCATCAGGAACACAGCTTCCTAGATAACATCTTTTGGATGGCTGCCCCCAAGAAGAGACGAACCATTGAAGTGAACCGCTGCAGAAGGCGAAACCCTAATAACCTCATTGAAGTTAAG ACTAACATCGTGCCCTGCCCtgagtgtggacacctgaagATGAAGCACATGCTGTGTGGGTTCTGCTATGAGAAGGTGCGGAGGGAGACGGCAGTGATCCGGCGTCAGATACAGGCCACGGAGGGCGGGCCCCTCAAAACCCCCGCGGTGCCGAGGGTCGTGGTCTACCAGGGCGAAACGCCGCAAGAGGGCGACGAGGGAAAGCAAATCATCGAACGGAACCGGAAGCGGCCTTCCTGGCTCACACCAACCTGA
- the LOC118209685 gene encoding proteasome subunit alpha type-2-like, giving the protein MAERGYSFSLTTFSPSGKLVQIEYALAAVAAGAPSVGIKAANGVVLATEKKQKSILYDEQSVHKVEPITKHIGMVYSGMGPDYRVLVRRARKLAQQYFLVYQEPIPTGQLVQRVASVMQEYTQSGGVRPFGVSLLIAGWDEDRPYLFQSDPSGAYFAWKATAMGKNYVSGKTFLEKRYNEDLELEDAIHTAILTLKESFEGQMTEDNIEVGICNEAGFRRLSPLEVKDYLSAIA; this is encoded by the exons ATGGCAGAAAGAGGTTACAGCTTCTCTCTTACAACATTCAG tCCCTCTGGCAAATTGGTCCAGATTGAATATGCCCTGGCAGCAGTAGCTGCAGGTGCCCCCTCTGTGGGCATAAAAG cTGCTAATGGAGTTGTCCTggcaacagaaaagaaacagaagtcCATATTATACGATGAACAGAGTGTGCACAAAGTGGAGCCGATAACCAAACACATTGGCATGGTCTACAGCGGCATGGGCCCAGACTACAG AGTTCTTGTGCGGAGAGCGAGGAAGTTGGCGCAGCAGTACTTCCTGGTCTACCAAGAACCCATTCCTACTGGCCAGCTGGTGCAGAGAGTGGCATCCGTCATGCAGGAGTACACTCAGTCAGG AGGTGTGCGTCCATTTGGAGTGTCCCTGCTGATAGCTGGCTGGGATGAAGACAGGCCCTACCTCTTCCAGTCAGACCCCTCT GGTGCATATTTTGCCTGGAAAGCAACAGCAATGGGAAAGAATTACGTCAGTGGAAAGACATTCCTTGAAAAAAG ATACAATGAGGACCTGGAACTGGAAGATGCCATTCACACTGCTATCTTGACACTAAAG GAAAGCTTTGAAGGTCAGATGACGGAGGACAACATCGAGGTGGGCATCTGCAATGAGGCCGGCTTCAGGCGGCTCTCACCTTTAGAGGTGAAGGATTACCTGTCTGCGATTGCATAA